The following proteins are encoded in a genomic region of Diabrotica virgifera virgifera chromosome 1, PGI_DIABVI_V3a:
- the LOC126878558 gene encoding uncharacterized protein LOC126878558, translating to MPFLNPEDVGDCFVEALSSIQPQNHRLVEFADYLVDNYVSESAKFPPEIWAEMSRSLQRTTNACESFYSRFNSPFYFAHPHIFQFLTVLIDFQSETYVKIRSVQKIVKKNYSAQTLTSKKFVDEQILKLNKRLISKFDYLKTVGEKFRIVK from the coding sequence ATGCCATTTCTCAACCCAGAAGATGTAGGAGATTGTTTTGTTGAAGCTTTATCATCAATACAGCCACAAAATCATAGACTAGTAGAATTTGCGGACTATCTGGTCGATAATTATGTCTCAGAATCGGCTAAGTTTCCGCCAGAAATATGGGCGGAGATGTCAAGAAGTTTACAACGGACGACGAACGCATGTGAGAGTTTTTATTCCAGGTTTAACTCGCCATTTTATTTTGCTCATcctcatatttttcaatttttaacagttttaatagACTTTCAAAGTGAAACGTATGTTAAAATTAGAAGtgtacaaaaaatagtaaaaaaaaattattctgcaCAAACCCTTACATCAAAAAAATTTGTAGatgaacaaattttaaaattaaataaaagattAATATCAAAATTTGATTACCTCAAAACTGTAGGTGAAAAATTTAGAATAGTTAAATAA